A genomic stretch from Terriglobus sp. RCC_193 includes:
- a CDS encoding dipeptidase: protein MLDTALQFTEANKANALDELKQFLRIPSISTLPENAGDVRRAAQFLAAELKRIGMENVRLIETAGHPLVYADHMHAAGKPTVLCYGHYDVQPPDPLDEWLSPPFEPVERNGNIYARGAVDDKGQLWMQVKALEALLKSGSLPVNVRVLAEGEEEVGGEGIAEYLRVHPEEVKCDVALVCDTELFAPDLPTLCVGLRGMIYTEIEVRGAKTDLHSGMYGGAAPNPFVALSQIIAKLKDADGRILIPGIYDGLQKPTEAELAAWKSLPFDEEHYRETEVGSSELTGEPGYSVLERTWARPTLDVHGMPGGFTGAGAKTVIPAKALAKVSLRLVPGMTPADTFRKLHDYVATIVPRGVSAEVRLIHSGDPIVVGTDNPFIHAATEAMREVFGKETVFVRGGGSIPVVGDFARQLRVPTVMMGFGLPDDNLHAPNEKFNISNFYRGTESIVRFLVHAGQ, encoded by the coding sequence ATGTTGGATACCGCGCTGCAATTTACCGAAGCAAATAAGGCCAACGCGCTGGACGAGTTGAAGCAGTTTCTGCGCATCCCCTCCATCAGCACATTGCCGGAAAACGCAGGCGATGTGCGCCGCGCGGCACAGTTCCTCGCTGCAGAATTAAAGCGCATCGGCATGGAAAACGTGCGGCTGATTGAAACCGCTGGTCACCCGCTGGTCTACGCGGATCACATGCACGCCGCAGGCAAACCAACCGTGCTTTGCTACGGCCATTACGATGTGCAGCCGCCGGACCCGCTCGATGAATGGCTGTCGCCTCCGTTTGAGCCTGTGGAGCGCAACGGCAACATCTATGCTCGCGGCGCAGTCGATGACAAAGGTCAGCTCTGGATGCAGGTGAAGGCGCTCGAAGCCCTCTTGAAGAGTGGTTCGTTGCCGGTGAATGTCCGCGTACTCGCTGAAGGTGAAGAAGAAGTTGGAGGCGAAGGCATCGCCGAATATCTGCGTGTACACCCGGAAGAAGTAAAGTGCGACGTTGCGCTCGTATGCGATACGGAACTGTTCGCACCCGACTTGCCAACATTGTGCGTCGGCCTTCGCGGCATGATCTACACCGAGATTGAAGTGCGTGGCGCAAAGACTGACCTGCACAGCGGCATGTACGGCGGCGCTGCCCCCAATCCGTTCGTGGCGCTCTCGCAGATCATCGCAAAGCTGAAGGATGCAGACGGACGCATCCTCATCCCCGGCATCTACGACGGCCTTCAGAAGCCAACGGAAGCGGAACTCGCCGCATGGAAGTCGTTGCCGTTCGATGAGGAGCACTATCGCGAAACCGAAGTGGGCAGCAGCGAACTCACCGGCGAACCCGGCTACTCGGTGCTGGAGCGTACCTGGGCGCGTCCCACACTGGACGTGCACGGTATGCCCGGCGGCTTCACCGGCGCAGGCGCAAAGACAGTGATCCCCGCAAAGGCATTGGCTAAAGTTTCACTGCGTCTCGTCCCCGGCATGACCCCTGCCGACACCTTTCGCAAGCTGCACGATTACGTGGCCACCATCGTCCCACGCGGCGTATCTGCAGAAGTGCGTCTGATTCATTCCGGCGATCCCATCGTCGTCGGCACAGATAACCCCTTTATTCATGCGGCCACGGAAGCCATGCGCGAAGTCTTTGGCAAGGAGACAGTCTTCGTGCGTGGCGGCGGTTCTATCCCCGTCGTGGGCGACTTCGCACGACAGCTACGCGTGCCCACGGTGATGATGGGCTTCGGCCTGCCCGACGATAATCTGCACGCGCCCAATGAGAAGTTCAACATCAGCAACTTCTATCGCGGTACCGAATCCATCGTGCGCTTCCTGGTCCACGCAGGCCAATGA
- a CDS encoding CocE/NonD family hydrolase — protein MHVTRRLAMATLAVLVSASAATLHAQEPLGTRPTDKNMIPPTFTPPRHEAPLQQPPLPLDYEKRVVMIPMRDGTKLYTVIVIPKGVKNAPMLMTRTCYNAAARAHAARTPEPAAPAGPVRRPGAGAPAGPPAVKPPASHMVDELNLSDEVFVRDGYIRIYQDVRGKYGSEGVYLMTPPPVGPWNPTGADDTTDAYDTIDWLVKNVPESNGRVGMIGSSYEGFTVVMALLHPHPALKAAIPESPMVDGWMGDDWFQYGAFRQRMLDYFIGQTSARGAGARTAHEGSDDYENFRKLGSAGDFARWQGQEQLPFWKMVENHPAYDAYWQSQALDKLIAKADLTVPTMWLQGLWDQEDMYGANHSYAAWEPKDKTNTMNILAMGPWFHSQINREGKQTGPLTWDGDTTAWFRDNVQLPFFNTYLRENATKADIKPVYIYNTGENRWDTPTKWPLSCESGCDWKPKPLYLGANGKLSFDAPTGTGKADEYVSDPANPVPFLPRPIENSGWQTWLMHDQRFIDGRPDVLVYTSDVLKEPLRVSGVPKVNLVASTSGTDSDWVVKLIDVFPDGHTSEMNGYELPISMDIFRGRYRTSFEKPEPLKSGEALTYKWDMPNVNHVFQPGHRIMVQIQSSLFPLYDRNPQKYVPNIFNAKPSDYEKATQKVYREAGKATFISLPVVPVDLKN, from the coding sequence ATGCATGTAACACGCCGTCTTGCCATGGCGACACTGGCCGTTCTGGTCAGTGCTTCAGCCGCTACGCTTCATGCCCAGGAGCCGCTCGGTACGCGGCCCACAGACAAGAACATGATCCCGCCTACGTTCACGCCGCCCAGGCATGAAGCGCCCCTGCAGCAGCCGCCCCTGCCGCTGGATTATGAAAAGCGCGTGGTCATGATCCCCATGCGCGACGGCACCAAACTCTACACCGTCATCGTGATTCCCAAAGGCGTGAAGAATGCGCCCATGCTGATGACGCGTACCTGTTACAATGCCGCAGCCCGCGCCCATGCCGCTCGCACACCGGAGCCAGCCGCACCGGCAGGCCCTGTACGTCGTCCCGGCGCAGGTGCTCCCGCCGGTCCACCAGCAGTGAAGCCGCCCGCCTCGCACATGGTGGATGAACTCAACCTCAGCGATGAGGTCTTCGTGCGCGACGGCTACATCCGCATCTATCAGGACGTCCGCGGCAAGTACGGCTCAGAGGGCGTGTACCTCATGACGCCGCCGCCCGTCGGCCCCTGGAACCCCACCGGTGCAGACGACACCACGGACGCTTACGACACCATCGACTGGCTCGTGAAGAACGTTCCCGAATCCAACGGACGCGTCGGCATGATCGGTTCGTCCTATGAAGGATTCACCGTCGTCATGGCGCTGCTCCATCCGCATCCCGCGCTGAAGGCGGCCATCCCGGAAAGCCCCATGGTCGACGGCTGGATGGGCGACGACTGGTTCCAGTACGGCGCCTTCCGTCAGCGCATGCTCGATTACTTCATCGGGCAAACGTCCGCGCGCGGAGCCGGTGCACGCACCGCACACGAGGGCAGTGACGACTACGAAAACTTCCGCAAGCTCGGCTCCGCCGGCGACTTCGCTCGCTGGCAGGGGCAGGAGCAGTTGCCCTTCTGGAAGATGGTCGAAAACCATCCCGCATACGACGCCTACTGGCAGTCGCAGGCGTTGGACAAGCTCATCGCCAAGGCTGACCTGACCGTCCCCACCATGTGGCTGCAGGGCCTCTGGGACCAGGAAGACATGTACGGCGCCAACCACTCCTACGCCGCATGGGAGCCCAAAGACAAAACCAACACCATGAACATCCTCGCAATGGGTCCCTGGTTCCACTCGCAGATCAATCGCGAAGGCAAGCAGACCGGCCCGCTCACCTGGGATGGCGATACCACCGCGTGGTTCCGCGACAACGTGCAGCTTCCGTTCTTCAACACCTATCTGCGCGAGAACGCCACCAAGGCCGACATCAAACCGGTGTACATCTACAACACAGGCGAGAACCGCTGGGATACACCCACCAAGTGGCCGCTCTCCTGCGAATCCGGCTGCGACTGGAAGCCCAAACCGCTCTACCTGGGCGCCAACGGCAAACTGAGCTTTGACGCGCCCACCGGCACAGGCAAGGCCGACGAGTACGTCTCCGACCCAGCAAACCCCGTCCCGTTCCTTCCGCGCCCCATTGAAAACAGCGGATGGCAGACCTGGCTGATGCACGATCAGCGCTTCATTGACGGTCGCCCGGACGTGCTCGTCTACACCAGCGATGTACTGAAGGAACCCCTCCGCGTCAGCGGCGTTCCCAAGGTCAACCTCGTCGCCAGCACCAGCGGCACCGACAGCGACTGGGTCGTAAAACTCATCGACGTCTTCCCGGACGGCCACACCAGCGAGATGAACGGCTATGAGCTGCCTATCTCCATGGACATCTTCCGCGGACGCTATCGCACCAGCTTTGAAAAGCCGGAACCGCTCAAGTCCGGCGAAGCGCTCACCTACAAGTGGGACATGCCCAACGTGAACCATGTCTTCCAGCCGGGCCACCGCATCATGGTGCAGATCCAGAGCTCCCTCTTCCCGCTCTACGATCGCAACCCGCAGAAGTACGTGCCCAACATCTTCAACGCAAAACCCTCCGATTATGAGAAGGCCACGCAGAAGGTCTATCGCGAAGCAGGGAAGGCCACCTTCATCAGCCTGCCCGTCGTCCCGGTCGATCTGAAGAACTAG
- a CDS encoding ABC transporter ATP-binding protein, with protein sequence MADGKQANGSQTGPAEHIEQLQPNHESMHATAENTSEEELNKPLVDTVSQDVAEEVSEFFEQAAEQNETNIEEGDKPYISFEHVYKSFGSFKVLEDVSFFVRPGETLCILGRSGVGKSVSLQMLMGFLKPDKGTIRVAGENICGFNEREMLEVRRKVTMVFQNGALFDSFSVGENVAFPLREKNELDEEQIRQIVKGLLEMVGVAGMDDLLPSDLSTGMKRSVAIARALASQPEAILYDEPTTMVDPLIAHLLGDLIERLKRQLHLTSIVVTHDMRFAKKLADRLLFLHEGKARFFGTLEELEHSQDPVLQEFMAMDELVLPQ encoded by the coding sequence ATGGCAGACGGCAAACAGGCAAATGGCTCGCAGACAGGGCCCGCGGAACACATCGAGCAGTTGCAGCCGAATCACGAAAGCATGCATGCAACTGCTGAGAACACCAGCGAAGAAGAGTTGAACAAACCGCTGGTCGATACCGTCTCGCAGGATGTTGCCGAAGAAGTCAGCGAGTTCTTTGAGCAGGCCGCCGAGCAGAACGAAACCAACATCGAAGAGGGCGACAAGCCTTACATCTCCTTCGAGCACGTCTACAAATCCTTCGGCAGCTTCAAGGTGCTGGAGGATGTCAGCTTCTTCGTTCGCCCTGGTGAAACGCTCTGCATCCTTGGCCGCTCCGGCGTGGGCAAATCCGTTTCTTTGCAGATGTTGATGGGCTTTCTGAAGCCGGACAAAGGAACCATTCGCGTTGCAGGAGAAAACATCTGCGGCTTCAACGAGCGTGAAATGCTCGAGGTTCGCCGCAAGGTAACCATGGTCTTTCAGAACGGCGCGCTGTTTGACTCGTTCTCCGTGGGCGAAAACGTAGCCTTCCCCCTGCGCGAAAAAAACGAACTCGACGAAGAGCAGATCCGCCAGATCGTGAAAGGCCTGCTGGAGATGGTTGGCGTGGCCGGTATGGATGACCTGCTGCCCAGCGACCTCTCCACCGGCATGAAACGTTCCGTCGCCATCGCACGCGCACTCGCATCGCAGCCGGAAGCCATCCTCTACGACGAGCCCACCACCATGGTCGATCCATTGATCGCCCACCTCCTCGGCGACCTCATCGAACGCCTCAAGCGCCAGCTTCACCTCACCAGCATCGTCGTCACGCATGACATGCGCTTCGCAAAGAAACTGGCGGACCGTCTGCTGTTTCTGCATGAAGGCAAAGCCCGTTTCTTCGGCACGCTGGAAGAACTGGAGCATAGTCAGGACCCGGTATTACAGGAATTTATGGCGATGGATGAACTCGTATTGCCGCAGTAA
- a CDS encoding PLP-dependent aspartate aminotransferase family protein, translating to MSDRPDFDPSTLVIHSNRSYEKQSNSILFPIHQTATYIHESVGVTKGYGYTRGANPTVNALEQAIAAVEGTASALCFRSGMSAITTLCFGLLKSGDHVLLSDVIYGGTARLFHQVLGHFGVAYDFVDTSSVEATEQAIRPETRLLFLETPANPTLKISDVRVLSDMAHRHENILVAVDNTFLTPLLQNCLDLGADISMMSTTKYIDGHNATLGGSLATHDEANTERLRFVRKIIGSIQAPFDSWLALQGIKTLPARLAMHCSHAMQIAQWLEKHAHVAKVNYPGLESFPQHALAAKQQKDFGGMMSFELQATTEQTLHFIEALKLCTCAESLGSVETLVTHPATASHCDMPLEERDRLGVTDRLIRLSVGLESPKDLIADLEQAFQVIFG from the coding sequence GTGTCCGACCGGCCAGATTTCGATCCATCCACACTCGTCATCCACTCGAATCGTAGTTACGAGAAACAATCGAACTCGATCCTGTTTCCGATTCACCAGACGGCGACGTATATCCACGAGAGTGTGGGTGTAACGAAAGGCTATGGCTACACGCGTGGCGCAAACCCGACCGTGAATGCGCTGGAGCAGGCCATTGCCGCCGTGGAAGGTACCGCTTCCGCGCTTTGCTTCCGCTCGGGTATGTCAGCCATTACAACGCTGTGTTTTGGATTGTTGAAGTCGGGCGACCATGTGCTGCTGTCCGACGTGATCTATGGCGGCACCGCGCGACTGTTTCACCAGGTGCTGGGCCACTTTGGCGTGGCGTATGACTTTGTGGACACCTCCTCAGTGGAGGCAACGGAACAGGCGATTCGGCCGGAGACGCGCCTGTTGTTTCTGGAAACACCCGCGAATCCCACGTTGAAGATCAGCGATGTGCGCGTGCTTTCTGACATGGCGCACCGGCACGAAAACATACTCGTCGCCGTGGACAACACGTTCCTGACACCGCTGCTGCAGAACTGCCTGGACCTGGGCGCTGACATCTCCATGATGTCCACGACGAAGTACATTGACGGGCATAACGCGACGCTGGGTGGATCGCTGGCGACGCATGATGAAGCCAACACGGAGCGGCTGCGCTTTGTGCGCAAGATCATTGGCAGCATCCAGGCACCGTTTGATTCGTGGCTGGCGCTGCAGGGCATCAAGACATTGCCCGCGCGGCTTGCCATGCATTGCAGCCATGCCATGCAGATTGCACAGTGGCTGGAGAAACATGCTCACGTGGCAAAGGTGAATTATCCCGGGCTGGAATCGTTCCCACAACATGCACTGGCGGCAAAGCAGCAAAAGGACTTTGGCGGAATGATGTCGTTCGAACTTCAGGCCACAACCGAACAGACGCTGCACTTTATTGAAGCGCTGAAGCTATGCACATGCGCTGAGAGTCTGGGCAGCGTGGAGACGCTGGTGACGCATCCTGCTACTGCGTCGCACTGCGATATGCCACTGGAAGAACGCGACCGGCTTGGTGTTACCGACCGCCTGATCCGTCTTTCCGTTGGACTGGAATCACCGAAGGACCTGATTGCCGATCTTGAGCAGGCGTTTCAGGTTATTTTTGGCTAA
- a CDS encoding TolC family protein has translation MKPDVSITCLLITVGALLWCPGPAAAAQRVSCAAVTNVRDAAQCIGSTPALPVQELKHDHIYTLPELIDLAESNSPEGRIAWTRAKMSLEQAGIARASYLPVLAFAAQGSDVRAIVPFPKPLAPRGYVTVEQPVAAAQMELEYTLLNFARGPKLEAAKATELAGALTLSRTQQQIAYNVAALYYREQLEAGRLAAAKTILQDAETLRDNAQSQFDNGRTTLPDLQNAQAGVAEARFSLAAAEGAVKKAKIALTEAVGVEPSVEIELPVQADDVSSDVVDSKVEELIQAAWSSRPDLLARAQALKRAQQNTRVAHAAYLPSARLAGTGGQTATWPTADFGQLGYANVTTWSAALSLKWEIFNGARKHEVAATLAEQRAAAEEQRATKDRVTREVWQSYVDYQTAEEQQKAAQSFLASSQISYDSSLDAFRYGVRSLVDVVQAEKQLAQARLAVVDANAQVALSAAALNFAVGARP, from the coding sequence ATGAAGCCTGATGTTTCCATTACATGCCTTCTGATTACAGTGGGGGCGCTGCTGTGGTGTCCGGGGCCTGCTGCTGCGGCGCAACGTGTCTCCTGCGCAGCGGTGACGAATGTGCGCGATGCGGCACAGTGCATTGGTAGCACGCCCGCACTGCCGGTACAGGAGCTGAAACATGACCATATCTACACGCTTCCCGAACTGATCGACCTGGCCGAGAGCAATAGTCCTGAGGGAAGAATTGCGTGGACGCGGGCCAAGATGAGCCTGGAGCAGGCGGGGATTGCGCGCGCATCATATCTTCCGGTGCTTGCGTTTGCTGCGCAGGGCAGCGATGTGCGTGCGATTGTTCCCTTCCCCAAGCCACTGGCGCCACGCGGTTATGTGACGGTGGAACAGCCCGTTGCAGCAGCGCAGATGGAGCTGGAATATACGCTGCTGAATTTTGCGAGAGGCCCGAAGCTGGAGGCGGCAAAGGCCACGGAGTTGGCGGGTGCTTTAACGCTGAGTCGCACGCAGCAACAGATTGCTTATAACGTGGCCGCGCTGTATTACCGCGAACAACTGGAAGCAGGACGGCTGGCCGCAGCCAAGACGATTCTGCAGGACGCGGAGACGCTGCGCGATAACGCGCAGTCGCAGTTTGACAATGGACGCACCACGCTTCCTGATCTTCAAAATGCGCAGGCGGGCGTGGCGGAAGCTCGATTCTCACTTGCCGCGGCTGAGGGTGCTGTGAAGAAGGCGAAGATTGCGCTTACGGAAGCTGTGGGGGTGGAGCCGTCTGTCGAAATTGAATTGCCAGTGCAAGCGGATGATGTCTCTTCCGACGTTGTGGATTCAAAGGTAGAGGAATTGATTCAGGCCGCGTGGAGTTCGCGCCCCGATCTGCTGGCGCGTGCGCAGGCGTTGAAGCGTGCGCAACAGAATACTCGCGTGGCCCATGCGGCTTATCTTCCTTCTGCGCGGCTTGCGGGTACGGGTGGACAGACTGCAACGTGGCCCACCGCGGACTTTGGCCAGCTTGGTTATGCCAACGTGACGACGTGGTCTGCTGCACTGTCGTTGAAGTGGGAGATATTCAACGGCGCGCGCAAACATGAGGTTGCTGCGACGCTGGCAGAACAACGCGCCGCTGCTGAAGAACAGCGCGCGACGAAGGATCGTGTGACGCGCGAGGTATGGCAGTCTTACGTGGACTATCAGACAGCGGAAGAGCAACAGAAGGCCGCGCAGAGTTTTCTTGCTTCCTCGCAAATCTCATATGACTCTTCTCTGGATGCATTTCGTTATGGCGTGCGTTCGCTGGTGGATGTGGTGCAGGCGGAAAAACAACTGGCACAGGCGCGACTGGCCGTTGTGGATGCGAATGCACAGGTGGCGCTGAGCGCTGCTGCACTTAACTTTGCCGTGGGGGCCCGGCCATGA
- a CDS encoding molybdenum cofactor guanylyltransferase: MKSNVSGYVLSGGQSSRMGRDKSLLRVNDYTLLEITLRKLEQVCSDVSILCGSEAHGEYLAPYGRVVVDRIADSGPLSGLDAALHDAREEWLLIAPVDVPLLPAFAMQELVDQATGNGKPNVACFDGPGKRQPLPVVLHRSTRQVMAQALHQGRRTLLPVLRDAADAICPLGMYVLPAEEITDEITASIWFTNVNTPDDFQSAKELLRAENTFPQRASE, from the coding sequence ATGAAATCCAACGTCAGCGGCTACGTGCTGTCCGGTGGCCAAAGCTCGCGCATGGGCCGCGATAAATCGCTCCTGCGTGTCAACGACTACACGTTACTGGAGATCACGCTGCGCAAACTGGAACAGGTGTGCAGCGATGTTTCCATCCTCTGCGGCAGCGAAGCACACGGCGAATATCTCGCTCCCTATGGCCGCGTGGTCGTCGATCGCATCGCGGACAGCGGCCCCCTCAGCGGTCTGGATGCGGCACTGCACGATGCGCGTGAAGAGTGGCTGCTGATCGCGCCCGTTGATGTCCCTCTTCTGCCGGCATTCGCCATGCAGGAACTGGTGGATCAGGCCACCGGCAATGGCAAACCGAACGTCGCCTGTTTCGACGGGCCGGGAAAGCGGCAACCTCTTCCTGTGGTGCTGCACCGCTCCACGCGCCAGGTCATGGCACAAGCGCTGCATCAGGGCCGACGTACACTGTTGCCAGTGCTACGCGATGCTGCGGACGCAATCTGTCCGTTAGGCATGTATGTTCTTCCCGCAGAAGAAATCACAGATGAGATAACGGCATCCATCTGGTTCACCAACGTCAATACGCCGGACGATTTTCAATCTGCGAAGGAGTTGCTGCGCGCGGAGAACACTTTCCCGCAACGCGCATCTGAATAA
- a CDS encoding TetR/AcrR family transcriptional regulator: MKKASDQDYSTDTLKQKIVQAASHLFTSGGYDALSMRRVAQEAGCSQMAMYRHFENKEALVQHICADLYTKFATRINAEIAAEPDATRKLRRFIAAVLQFAEQYPDHYSLIFLVRHADPEVVATRERLGQQFLEGIAGIVREALPPDTPLAHVRTILRRMMESLHGAAALWIAHPTVYRLTRQRAIEDVEAIWHCLLQDQ; encoded by the coding sequence ATGAAAAAAGCATCCGACCAGGACTACTCCACCGACACGCTAAAGCAGAAGATCGTTCAGGCTGCGTCTCATCTCTTTACCTCGGGTGGTTACGATGCGCTTTCCATGCGCCGCGTGGCGCAGGAGGCAGGATGTTCCCAGATGGCAATGTATCGTCATTTCGAGAACAAGGAAGCGCTGGTGCAACACATTTGTGCGGACCTATATACAAAATTCGCAACACGCATCAACGCCGAAATCGCCGCGGAGCCGGACGCCACTCGAAAGCTGCGACGTTTTATTGCGGCAGTCCTGCAGTTCGCGGAACAGTATCCTGACCACTACTCACTGATTTTTCTTGTGCGGCATGCTGACCCGGAGGTGGTAGCCACGCGCGAACGCCTGGGCCAGCAGTTCCTGGAGGGCATTGCGGGAATTGTACGGGAGGCGCTGCCGCCGGATACTCCGCTTGCGCACGTCAGGACCATACTGCGTCGCATGATGGAGTCTCTTCACGGCGCAGCCGCGCTATGGATTGCGCACCCCACGGTCTACAGGTTGACGCGTCAGCGCGCCATCGAAGACGTGGAGGCCATCTGGCACTGCCTTCTACAGGATCAGTAA
- a CDS encoding YtcA family lipoprotein: MKRLTFFAAIFLTGCNRNPNVEIVGSYFPGWMISLVIGVVLTMLTHLLIRRRYPSQDFGHPALLYPALLTLFTCLLWLLLFA; the protein is encoded by the coding sequence ATGAAGCGACTTACTTTCTTTGCAGCCATTTTTCTCACCGGCTGCAACCGCAACCCGAATGTAGAAATTGTGGGTTCGTACTTTCCCGGCTGGATGATTTCGCTGGTGATTGGCGTGGTGCTGACCATGCTGACACATCTGTTGATTCGCAGACGCTATCCCTCGCAGGACTTTGGACATCCTGCCCTGCTGTATCCCGCGCTGCTGACACTTTTCACATGCCTTCTCTGGCTCTTGCTCTTCGCATAA
- a CDS encoding trans-aconitate 2-methyltransferase, translating into MESTSQTEQQTQTGQTWNANQYAANGRFVADLAKDVVALLAPRSGEHILDLGCGDGALTEQIAAMGAVVIGCDASVSMLESAKERGLNTVAADMRSLPFQGEFDAVFSNAALHWVTDLPAVAQSVHRALKPGGRFVAEMGGLGNIAAIRVALQAVMANFAIDAERDAASRYPSRDEMRGILKEAGFSVTSIELIPRPTLLKSGMEEWLKTFRNGILCKLSETDRQSAVDQAVALLRPALCDADGVWWGDYVRLRFYAVRG; encoded by the coding sequence ATGGAAAGCACATCACAGACCGAGCAACAAACGCAAACAGGACAGACTTGGAATGCCAACCAGTACGCCGCCAATGGCCGTTTTGTGGCTGATCTTGCAAAGGATGTAGTCGCATTGCTGGCACCGCGATCCGGGGAACACATCCTGGATCTGGGCTGCGGTGACGGCGCACTGACCGAGCAGATTGCGGCCATGGGAGCGGTCGTTATCGGCTGTGATGCTTCGGTGTCGATGCTGGAATCGGCGAAGGAACGCGGGCTGAACACGGTGGCCGCGGATATGCGTTCGCTGCCGTTTCAGGGTGAGTTTGACGCGGTATTTTCTAACGCAGCTCTGCACTGGGTGACCGATCTGCCAGCCGTAGCGCAGAGTGTGCATCGGGCGCTAAAGCCGGGCGGACGTTTCGTTGCGGAGATGGGTGGGCTGGGCAACATTGCGGCCATTCGTGTGGCACTGCAAGCCGTGATGGCCAACTTCGCTATTGATGCGGAGAGGGATGCGGCCTCGCGCTATCCGTCGCGCGATGAGATGCGCGGCATCCTGAAAGAGGCTGGATTCAGCGTCACGAGCATCGAACTGATTCCCCGCCCCACGCTGCTCAAAAGCGGCATGGAAGAGTGGCTGAAGACCTTCCGCAATGGCATTCTGTGCAAGCTGTCGGAGACGGACAGGCAGTCTGCGGTGGACCAGGCCGTTGCACTGCTTCGTCCTGCGCTGTGTGATGCGGATGGCGTCTGGTGGGGCGACTATGTTCGTTTGCGCTTCTATGCCGTTCGCGGATAG
- a CDS encoding biotin/lipoyl-binding protein — MPESTFPVRRIGYFIAAAAVVVLLVAIWSVDRNPRTDDATVRANAIAFAPEVEGRLVALNVQDNQAVRKGDLLFQIDPRPYEYALQQARSEQASLEGQIDDERRRIATEKSAVGTAQAGVAGSQSNISAAEGSVLAAKAAVEHARAAQLSADAQLKYAQNDLNRIAPLLEKHYVTTQQVDQAQTAVRVAQEASHQAASQLLQAQAQEKMAVAAKQAAGANLQAAQSKVGEAQHAVDTLDTLIAQRPAREAKVHQAELNLTWTSVRAPFDGYVTNMNISQGAYAHVGTPIFTLIDTGHWWVLANYRESKLKHIRQGQHVDVYLMDQPSRRYDGVVDSVGRGVFPEDGGTINGLPNVDRTLNWVHLSARFPVRIRVLNPDPETFRIGATAITVVR, encoded by the coding sequence ATGCCGGAATCAACGTTTCCCGTTCGACGCATTGGATACTTCATTGCCGCTGCTGCTGTTGTTGTGCTGCTGGTTGCCATCTGGTCTGTGGACCGCAATCCACGCACCGATGACGCTACGGTGCGTGCTAACGCCATTGCCTTTGCTCCTGAAGTGGAGGGGCGACTTGTGGCTCTGAATGTTCAGGACAACCAGGCCGTTCGCAAAGGCGACCTGCTGTTTCAGATTGATCCGCGCCCGTATGAATACGCGCTGCAGCAGGCCCGCTCGGAACAGGCTTCGCTGGAAGGCCAGATTGACGATGAGCGCAGACGCATTGCCACGGAGAAATCTGCTGTGGGCACGGCGCAGGCGGGTGTGGCTGGTTCGCAGAGCAACATCTCCGCAGCAGAAGGTTCCGTGCTGGCCGCAAAGGCTGCGGTGGAACACGCACGCGCGGCGCAGTTGTCTGCAGACGCGCAGTTGAAGTATGCGCAGAATGACCTGAACCGCATTGCTCCGCTGCTGGAGAAGCACTACGTCACCACGCAGCAGGTGGACCAGGCGCAGACCGCGGTTCGCGTGGCGCAGGAAGCGAGTCATCAGGCCGCGTCGCAACTGTTGCAGGCACAGGCGCAGGAAAAGATGGCTGTGGCGGCGAAGCAGGCCGCAGGTGCCAATCTGCAGGCAGCGCAATCAAAGGTGGGTGAGGCGCAGCACGCGGTGGACACGCTGGATACGTTGATTGCGCAACGGCCAGCGCGCGAGGCAAAGGTGCATCAGGCGGAATTGAACCTGACATGGACCAGTGTTCGCGCGCCGTTCGATGGTTATGTGACGAACATGAATATCTCGCAGGGTGCGTATGCCCATGTGGGAACGCCGATCTTCACACTTATCGACACGGGTCACTGGTGGGTGTTGGCGAACTATCGCGAATCGAAACTGAAACATATTCGCCAGGGACAACATGTGGACGTGTATCTGATGGACCAGCCGAGTCGCCGTTATGACGGTGTGGTGGATAGCGTGGGGCGCGGCGTGTTTCCGGAAGATGGTGGCACGATCAATGGGCTACCGAATGTGGATCGCACGTTGAACTGGGTGCATCTGTCGGCGCGCTTCCCTGTTCGCATTCGCGTGCTGAATCCCGATCCTGAGACATTCCGCATTGGCGCAACCGCTATCACGGTAGTTCGTTAA